The Leptolyngbya sp. 'hensonii' genome includes the window GGGGATGACAGTGCTAGTTGGGAGATGCCAGAGGCGCAGGATTTTATCCATCCCCCCGATCGCCAGGGCTTGCCCATCTGGACTGAAGCTCAGGGTTTGAACAGCCGACGGAAATTCTCCCAGAATCCGATGGTTCTGCTGACTGACCCAATCCCACAGACGCACGGTGCGGTCCTGGCTGCCACTGGCCAGGATACCCTCGGAACTCCAGGCTAGGGCTTTGACAAAACCACTATGGCCCGTCAGACAGGTCCGCTGCTCAGCGGTTGACATGTCCCAAAGGCGTAGGGTTTTATCATCACTGCCACTGGCGATCGTGCTCCCATCTGGGCTGATCACCACCGTATTGATCGTGGCAAACAGGCCCCCATGACCCATCAGGGTCGCAACACAATTCCAGGTGGGAGCAGGGAGCAGGTCCTGGGACTGAGCCAAGGACTCCCCATCCCAAGCGACTTTCTGCTCCGATTTACCCACCAGTGCATAGTGATGCATCGTCTCAAGGACTTCTGGGGCTGATTGAAACCGCCGATGAAGATCCGGTTCCACCATGCGGTCCAAAATTCGACAAAGGTTATCTCGCATGGTCTCAGAAGCGGAATCGCTTTCCAGGGGACGGTAATACGATCTCCAGACCGATCGGCTTTCTCCTCCATCCATCAGATCAAAGGGTCGCAGATCTGTGAGCAAATGAATGCAGGTTAACCCCAGGCTGTAAAGATCGCTGGCAAATCCAGCCTGGCCCTGCAATTGTTCTGGAGCTGCATATTCTGGACTACCGAGCAAGGTGAAGGAGGGTACGGGGGAAAAGGGCAGGATAGGCTCAACACTATCCACCAGCATCAGGACAGGAGATCTTCCAGATGCATAGATGAGATTCGCGGGTTTAATGTCCCCATGGTAAAACTGTTGCTGGTGGATCAGCTCCAGGACGGGCAAGATGCTGTCGAGGACCTGGATGACCTGGGCAATGGTGAAGCTCCCCTCCTCCGCCAGCAGGGTTTCCAGACTGCGCCCTTTGATATATTCCCAAACACAACAAACTTGCG containing:
- a CDS encoding serine/threonine-protein kinase → MESHYQIVRPLGQGSPGKTFLALDQRHSPPIACVLKALPLRGRPPVESWIHHLQNFSTHPQIPTVLDWFATETQVCCVWEYIKGRSLETLLAEEGSFTIAQVIQVLDSILPVLELIHQQQFYHGDIKPANLIYASGRSPVLMLVDSVEPILPFSPVPSFTLLGSPEYAAPEQLQGQAGFASDLYSLGLTCIHLLTDLRPFDLMDGGESRSVWRSYYRPLESDSASETMRDNLCRILDRMVEPDLHRRFQSAPEVLETMHHYALVGKSEQKVAWDGESLAQSQDLLPAPTWNCVATLMGHGGLFATINTVVISPDGSTIASGSDDKTLRLWDMSTAEQRTCLTGHSGFVKALAWSSEGILASGSQDRTVRLWDWVSQQNHRILGEFPSAVQTLSFSPDGQALAIGGMDKILRLWHLPTSTVIPLLGHSLGITTVSFSPDGSLLASGSQDRTVRLWDWRSGTPITTLTGHTWAVRAVTFSPDGKRIASAGDDNQIRLWDVGSGETVQIISGHSWTVSGLVFSPDGSVLISASWDKTLKLWDGKTGQEQAVLSGHDDAVYGVAISLDGTTIASCSQDKTIRLWRSARH